The Chryseobacterium geocarposphaerae genome has a window encoding:
- a CDS encoding DUF502 domain-containing protein, producing the protein MKKPTFESIMSYFLKNFFQGLLIIGPIGLTVFVIWYIVTSIDNIIPSISKEAPGIVFISILLGTALLGYLGNKFVVGRFFVDAIDRLLEKTPGIKHIYSPTKDVMSSFVGDTKKFNDPVWVKTNENPEIWRIGFLTQKEMSDVDKHNYVAVYLPHSYAISGWVIVTEEKNIKPVVGMTAASAMKFAVSGGVAGFHSDDNIFKAPE; encoded by the coding sequence TTGAAAAAACCGACTTTTGAAAGCATTATGAGTTATTTTCTGAAGAATTTTTTTCAGGGATTGCTTATTATTGGTCCCATCGGTCTTACGGTTTTTGTCATCTGGTATATTGTCACTTCCATAGATAATATAATCCCGTCGATTTCTAAAGAAGCTCCGGGAATCGTTTTCATCTCTATATTGCTGGGTACCGCATTACTAGGCTATCTGGGAAACAAATTTGTAGTAGGAAGATTTTTTGTTGATGCTATAGATCGGCTTTTAGAAAAAACTCCGGGTATAAAGCATATTTATTCTCCCACAAAAGATGTGATGTCTTCATTTGTGGGAGATACTAAGAAATTTAACGATCCTGTTTGGGTAAAAACCAACGAAAATCCTGAAATATGGAGAATCGGTTTTTTAACCCAGAAAGAAATGTCAGACGTGGATAAACACAATTATGTTGCTGTTTACCTTCCTCATTCTTATGCCATCTCCGGCTGGGTAATCGTAACTGAAGAAAAAAATATCAAACCTGTAGTAGGGATGACTGCTGCTTCTGCAATGAAATTTGCGGTAAGTGGCGGTGTTGCAGGATTCCATTCCGATGATAACATCTTCAAGGCACCGGAATAA
- a CDS encoding AI-2E family transporter — translation MMNKDKQISSVAIKQVSLLAIILILAGLICFNLALFIPSVLGAITIYVVCRKYNFYLQEEKKWKPWLSSLVLMLASLIILILPIYFIADLLIEKLGNAQAYMDKFNVFLEKIHSYIYSKVGFDILSKENMDKLKSNVGQFSTKALSGTFNTLTVVISMYFILYFMLEKPRFFERIISSSAPLKRANVSLIGEKMRKLIIANAIGIPVVAMGQGLVGLVGYFIFGAPSPVLLFALTAAASMIPVVGAAIVYVPICIFMIAEGNTGQGIGLAIYCLVIVGLTDNLLRFTLLKKLENIHPLNTVFGIIMGMNLFGFMGLIFGPILISLTLLLIQVYRNEFSEESVPDLKLPDSDEETDNKINIIV, via the coding sequence ATAATGAATAAAGATAAACAGATCAGCAGTGTTGCCATAAAGCAAGTTTCCCTACTTGCAATCATTCTAATTTTAGCGGGATTAATTTGTTTTAATCTTGCCCTTTTTATTCCTTCCGTACTGGGCGCAATTACCATTTATGTCGTTTGCCGGAAATATAATTTCTATCTTCAGGAGGAAAAAAAATGGAAACCCTGGCTTTCTTCTTTGGTATTAATGCTTGCTAGTTTGATTATTCTTATCCTGCCTATTTATTTTATAGCTGATCTTTTGATTGAAAAACTGGGAAATGCACAGGCTTATATGGACAAGTTTAATGTGTTTCTGGAAAAAATACATTCTTATATTTATTCAAAAGTTGGATTTGATATTTTAAGCAAAGAAAACATGGATAAACTGAAAAGTAACGTTGGGCAGTTCTCAACCAAAGCGTTGAGCGGTACTTTCAATACGCTTACAGTAGTCATATCGATGTATTTTATTCTTTATTTTATGCTGGAAAAGCCCCGCTTTTTTGAAAGAATAATCTCTTCTTCGGCACCTCTTAAAAGAGCAAATGTGTCGTTGATTGGTGAAAAAATGCGAAAATTGATTATTGCAAACGCTATCGGAATCCCGGTTGTTGCGATGGGGCAAGGTTTAGTGGGTTTGGTAGGATATTTCATTTTTGGAGCACCCAGTCCTGTTCTGCTTTTTGCACTTACTGCAGCGGCTTCCATGATCCCGGTCGTAGGTGCGGCAATAGTATATGTTCCGATCTGTATTTTTATGATTGCAGAAGGAAACACAGGACAGGGAATCGGATTAGCTATTTATTGTCTTGTCATTGTAGGATTGACAGACAATTTATTACGGTTTACGCTGTTAAAAAAATTAGAAAATATTCATCCTTTAAATACTGTTTTCGGAATTATCATGGGTATGAATCTGTTTGGCTTTATGGGGCTTATTTTTGGACCGATTCTCATTTCCTTAACCCTTCTTTTAATTCAGGTTTACAGAAATGAATTTTCAGAAGAAAGCGTCCCTGATTTAAAGCTTCCGGATAGTGATGAAGAAACTGATAATAAAATTAATATAATAGTATAA
- the miaE gene encoding tRNA-(ms[2]io[6]A)-hydroxylase — MFKLKLPTDPRWANIAEGNLQEILTDHAWCEQKAATNAIGLITMLPEYPEIVTELLAIAQEELDHFNQVHEIIKKRGYTFGRTRKDDYVNELVNFIQKGGNRDDLIVDKMLFAAMIEARSCERFKVLTENIKDEELKTFYRDLMISEANHYTTFIGFARQLGDPEKVNQRWEEWLEYEAKIIQSYGNKESIHG; from the coding sequence ATGTTTAAGCTGAAACTTCCTACCGATCCAAGGTGGGCAAATATTGCAGAAGGAAACCTTCAGGAAATTTTAACCGATCATGCTTGGTGTGAGCAAAAAGCAGCTACCAACGCTATCGGGCTTATTACCATGCTTCCGGAATATCCGGAAATTGTAACAGAACTTCTGGCCATTGCACAGGAAGAGTTGGACCATTTTAATCAGGTTCATGAAATTATAAAAAAACGGGGCTATACTTTCGGACGTACCAGAAAAGATGATTATGTGAATGAACTTGTCAATTTCATTCAGAAAGGAGGCAACAGAGACGATTTGATCGTTGATAAAATGCTTTTCGCAGCCATGATAGAAGCAAGGAGCTGTGAAAGATTTAAAGTTTTAACAGAAAACATCAAAGACGAAGAATTAAAAACGTTCTATAGAGACCTAATGATTTCGGAAGCTAACCATTATACCACATTTATCGGGTTTGCAAGACAGCTTGGCGATCCTGAAAAAGTAAATCAACGTTGGGAAGAATGGCTGGAATATGAAGCCAAAATCATCCAGTCGTACGGAAACAAAGAAAGCATCCACGGATAA
- a CDS encoding M56 family metallopeptidase — protein METIVLKIIICSGILLGCYHLFLAKEKTFVFNRFFLIFALVFSYVVPFMTIKTQQKAPAEKILFEDENILQTVSYTPITVSEQSFDYTSLILPVYLLISGILLCKLLFSIYKIKSLKGSKIIYRNRVIKVLENNMPPFSFMNTIYISKDYFKDGKIENSIFLHEEIHVKQKHTADVLFTEILKILLWFNPFVYFYKRAMVTNHEFIADEQVIYKNKNIKTYQELILKEILKQQDLNLIHQFNFNNTKKRFIMMTSKNSKFAKAKKYLTIPSFIALAVIFADKAYAKENPENLIQEKNSIISEITSNDPYTNFNKILEKYAHLLNKKEYAKFERTISTSDREKLYEFYSELTTEQKKETFIFFINPGKFEKNIPSSENLQEYMNSSKYGLWIDGKKTNNQDLKNYSSNDFSHQFVSKRYPNAISKKNPQPYQVNLMTNEYFSKYLQEKTKIIMGFKAKKGNKDTITPNTQITAKLQEIKNTNDDNTVKDLAVAPPTAPAENLVQAEFPGGNHELRKQFGNAFNSSVFGKNEKGNMKADIYISIDENGKTTDIKAEGNTPTLNNEAVRTMKEVVNNKTWKPATENGKPVPTAFKLPVSFNIQ, from the coding sequence ATGGAAACTATTGTTTTAAAAATCATTATCTGTTCAGGAATTCTGCTAGGATGTTATCATCTGTTTCTGGCCAAGGAAAAAACGTTTGTTTTCAACCGGTTTTTCCTGATTTTTGCTCTGGTATTTTCTTACGTAGTCCCTTTTATGACTATAAAAACCCAACAAAAGGCACCTGCAGAAAAAATACTTTTTGAGGATGAAAACATCCTGCAAACGGTTTCTTATACACCAATTACCGTCTCAGAACAATCATTTGATTATACCTCCTTAATTCTCCCGGTTTATCTTTTGATATCAGGAATTTTACTTTGTAAGCTTCTGTTTTCAATTTATAAAATCAAAAGTCTTAAAGGAAGCAAAATCATCTATAGAAACAGAGTAATCAAAGTACTTGAAAACAATATGCCTCCCTTTAGTTTTATGAATACCATTTATATTTCTAAGGACTATTTTAAAGATGGCAAAATTGAAAACAGTATTTTTCTTCATGAAGAAATCCATGTAAAGCAAAAGCATACTGCAGATGTTTTATTTACAGAGATCCTTAAAATCTTACTGTGGTTTAATCCATTTGTTTATTTCTATAAAAGGGCAATGGTTACCAATCACGAATTTATTGCGGATGAACAGGTAATTTATAAAAATAAAAATATCAAAACTTATCAGGAGCTTATCCTAAAAGAAATTCTTAAACAACAGGATTTGAATCTGATTCACCAATTCAATTTTAACAACACCAAAAAACGATTTATTATGATGACAAGTAAAAATTCAAAATTTGCGAAAGCAAAAAAGTACCTCACAATTCCAAGTTTTATAGCATTGGCAGTAATTTTTGCCGATAAAGCTTATGCGAAAGAAAATCCGGAAAACTTAATTCAAGAAAAAAACAGTATAATTTCTGAAATTACATCGAATGACCCTTATACGAATTTTAATAAGATATTAGAAAAATATGCTCATCTTCTGAACAAGAAAGAATATGCAAAGTTTGAAAGGACCATTAGTACATCGGATAGAGAAAAACTATATGAATTTTATAGTGAATTGACAACCGAACAAAAAAAAGAAACCTTTATCTTTTTCATTAATCCTGGGAAGTTTGAAAAAAATATTCCGTCATCAGAAAACCTACAAGAATATATGAACTCCAGCAAGTATGGATTGTGGATTGACGGAAAGAAAACGAACAATCAGGATTTAAAAAATTATAGCTCAAATGATTTCTCCCATCAATTCGTTAGTAAAAGATATCCCAACGCTATCAGTAAAAAAAATCCACAGCCTTACCAGGTTAACTTAATGACCAATGAATATTTTAGTAAATATTTACAAGAGAAGACTAAAATTATAATGGGATTTAAAGCTAAAAAGGGTAATAAAGACACCATTACCCCTAATACACAAATAACTGCAAAACTTCAGGAAATTAAAAACACAAATGATGATAATACTGTAAAAGATTTAGCAGTTGCACCTCCTACAGCTCCAGCTGAAAATCTCGTTCAGGCAGAATTTCCTGGAGGCAACCATGAACTGAGAAAGCAGTTTGGCAATGCCTTTAACTCTTCAGTTTTCGGAAAAAATGAAAAAGGAAATATGAAAGCGGATATCTATATCTCAATAGATGAAAATGGCAAAACCACAGATATAAAAGCAGAAGGAAACACACCAACCCTCAACAATGAAGCTGTTCGTACGATGAAAGAAGTTGTTAACAATAAAACGTGGAAGCCTGCAACAGAGAATGGGAAACCTGTTCCAACAGCTTTTAAGTTACCGGTTTCATTTAACATACAATAA
- the uvrB gene encoding excinuclease ABC subunit UvrB produces MQFKLQSEYQPTGDQPKAIEKLTHGIEIGEKYQTLLGVTGSGKTFTIANVVNNVQRPTLVLAHNKTLAAQLFMEFKEFFPENAVEYFVSYYDYYQPEAYIASSGTYIEKDLSINEEVEKLRLSATASLLSGRRDVLIVASVSCIYGIGNPNEFHKSLISLELGEKTTRTALLHSLVNALYARTLNEFQRGTFRVKGDVIDVFPAYADNAIRIQFFGDEIEKIQSFDPVSGNVTSNFEQIQIYPANLFVTSKETLNGAIRNIQDDLVKQVDFFNSVEKPLEAKRLQERTELDLEMIKELGYCSGIENYSRYLDGREPGTRPFCLIDYFPKDFLMVIDESHVTIPQVHAMYGGDRSRKESLVEYGFRLPAAMDNRPLKFQEFEGMQNQVIYVSATPADYELEKTGGEYIEQIIRPTGLLDPIIEVRPTLNQIDDLMEEIQKRADADERVLVTTLTKKMAEELTKYFTKFGIRTRYIHSDVETLERIQIMQDLRLGLFDVLIGVNLLREGLDLPEVSLVAILDADKEGMLRSRRSMIQTVGRAARNVNGKAIMYADKITKSMQATLDETEYRRAKQMQYNEEHGKVPQALNKKISENLVGRSKDFPDEKYTQKEILQKVAETKASYTSEDVEKIIAQKQKEMETAAKNLDFIKAAKLRDEIAALRD; encoded by the coding sequence ATGCAATTCAAACTTCAGTCAGAATATCAGCCAACCGGAGATCAGCCCAAAGCGATCGAAAAGCTTACCCATGGAATAGAAATTGGTGAGAAATACCAAACGTTATTGGGGGTAACCGGATCCGGAAAAACGTTTACCATTGCCAATGTCGTGAACAATGTTCAAAGACCTACATTGGTTTTAGCACATAATAAAACACTGGCCGCTCAGCTTTTTATGGAGTTTAAAGAATTTTTCCCTGAAAATGCTGTAGAATATTTTGTAAGTTATTACGACTATTACCAGCCTGAAGCTTATATTGCCAGTTCCGGAACGTATATTGAGAAAGATTTAAGTATTAATGAAGAAGTAGAAAAACTTCGTCTGTCTGCAACCGCTAGTTTACTTTCCGGAAGAAGAGATGTTTTGATTGTTGCTTCGGTTTCCTGTATTTATGGTATCGGAAACCCAAATGAATTTCATAAATCACTTATTTCTCTTGAATTGGGAGAGAAAACAACAAGAACGGCCTTACTTCACTCGTTGGTTAACGCATTATACGCAAGAACCTTAAACGAATTCCAAAGGGGAACATTCCGTGTAAAAGGAGATGTGATTGATGTGTTTCCTGCTTATGCAGATAACGCTATAAGAATTCAGTTTTTTGGTGATGAGATTGAAAAAATCCAGAGCTTTGATCCTGTTTCTGGTAATGTAACCTCAAACTTTGAACAAATTCAGATTTATCCTGCTAATTTATTTGTAACCTCAAAGGAAACATTGAATGGTGCCATTCGTAATATTCAGGATGACCTTGTAAAACAGGTTGACTTTTTTAATTCTGTTGAAAAACCTTTAGAAGCTAAAAGATTACAGGAAAGAACCGAGCTTGATTTAGAAATGATTAAAGAATTAGGGTATTGTTCGGGGATAGAAAATTATTCAAGATATCTGGATGGCAGAGAACCAGGAACAAGACCGTTCTGTCTGATTGACTATTTCCCAAAAGATTTTTTAATGGTGATTGATGAAAGTCACGTTACCATTCCACAGGTTCACGCCATGTATGGAGGAGATAGAAGCAGAAAAGAGTCTTTGGTTGAATATGGTTTCAGGCTTCCTGCTGCAATGGATAACCGACCCTTAAAATTCCAGGAGTTTGAAGGCATGCAAAATCAGGTGATTTATGTTTCTGCGACACCTGCTGATTATGAGCTTGAAAAAACCGGAGGTGAATATATTGAGCAGATTATTCGTCCGACCGGGCTTTTAGACCCTATTATCGAAGTAAGACCTACTTTAAATCAAATTGATGATTTAATGGAGGAAATTCAGAAAAGAGCAGATGCCGATGAAAGGGTTTTAGTGACCACCTTAACCAAGAAAATGGCTGAAGAACTTACCAAATATTTTACAAAATTCGGGATACGAACCAGATATATTCATTCTGATGTAGAAACCTTGGAGCGTATTCAGATCATGCAGGATTTACGTCTTGGTCTTTTTGATGTTTTAATTGGAGTCAATCTATTACGAGAAGGATTGGATTTACCTGAAGTCTCACTGGTTGCCATTCTTGATGCCGACAAAGAAGGGATGTTAAGAAGCCGAAGATCTATGATCCAAACGGTAGGTCGTGCGGCGAGAAATGTCAATGGTAAAGCTATTATGTACGCCGACAAGATTACAAAATCGATGCAGGCAACACTTGATGAAACGGAATATCGTCGTGCCAAACAAATGCAGTATAACGAAGAGCACGGGAAAGTTCCTCAAGCGCTTAATAAAAAAATATCTGAGAATCTGGTTGGACGAAGTAAAGATTTCCCAGACGAAAAATATACTCAGAAAGAAATTCTACAGAAAGTTGCCGAAACCAAAGCTTCTTACACTTCTGAAGATGTAGAAAAAATCATTGCACAGAAACAAAAAGAAATGGAGACTGCAGCGAAAAACCTTGATTTTATAAAGGCTGCTAAGTTGAGAGATGAAATTGCAGCTTTGAGGGATTAA
- a CDS encoding DUF3820 family protein produces MNPEILKEICVVKMPFGKYEGTILADLPVSYLEWFYRKGMPNGKLGMQLSTIYEIKLNGLMDLLIPLRGGAVNYEKLKTKTFKF; encoded by the coding sequence ATAAACCCTGAAATATTAAAAGAAATTTGTGTCGTTAAAATGCCTTTCGGGAAATATGAAGGGACAATTCTAGCCGATCTGCCGGTAAGTTATCTGGAATGGTTTTATCGCAAAGGAATGCCAAACGGGAAGCTAGGCATGCAGCTTTCAACAATTTATGAAATTAAACTGAATGGTTTGATGGATTTATTAATTCCTCTTCGAGGTGGAGCTGTAAATTACGAGAAGCTTAAAACGAAAACATTTAAATTTTAA
- a CDS encoding pyridoxal phosphate-dependent aminotransferase, translating to MFTNNDINFEALKRKAYNGRWATLEDGIIPLTAADPDFRMSKEIENGIIEYIKDGYLSYGPFSGIPEFKKSVAEHFNSGKNGSFTPENVLAVNSAAMGMFMVAKYVLNPGDEAIIFDPVDFLFKKTVDAVGGNIKLCAVDSKTGDIDFEMLVSLIGPKTKLISICNPHNPVGRVYSKEVLKKISEIAAAHDLWVMSDEIWSDIVYDKREFNTYSSVSEEAKKKSFTVFGFSKSFGIAGLRIGAVLCNDQDLLDDFTEKSNFNSTIEGVSTLSQIAASVAIDKAKPWFNDFLTHLQHNRDLAHSMLSSSGILTPNFPEATFVIFPKIENGISSEAFTQHVLQQGKVAIVPGSERWFGKGAEGHVRICFSTSQEILTEGLNRIINSF from the coding sequence ATGTTTACAAATAACGATATTAATTTTGAGGCTCTGAAAAGGAAAGCCTACAACGGAAGATGGGCAACACTGGAAGACGGGATCATTCCTCTTACCGCAGCTGATCCGGATTTCAGAATGTCAAAGGAAATTGAGAACGGCATTATTGAATACATCAAAGACGGCTACCTTAGTTACGGCCCTTTTTCAGGAATTCCTGAGTTTAAAAAAAGCGTTGCAGAACATTTTAACAGCGGGAAAAACGGAAGCTTTACTCCTGAAAATGTTTTAGCGGTAAACAGTGCTGCAATGGGCATGTTCATGGTAGCCAAATATGTTCTGAATCCGGGAGATGAAGCGATTATTTTTGATCCAGTTGATTTCCTGTTCAAAAAAACAGTAGATGCTGTTGGCGGAAACATCAAATTATGCGCAGTCGACTCCAAAACAGGAGACATCGATTTTGAAATGCTGGTTTCTTTAATTGGTCCGAAAACCAAACTTATCAGCATTTGCAACCCACACAATCCTGTCGGAAGAGTATATTCCAAAGAAGTTTTAAAGAAAATTTCAGAAATTGCCGCGGCTCATGATCTGTGGGTAATGAGTGACGAAATCTGGAGTGATATCGTGTATGACAAAAGAGAGTTTAATACCTATTCTTCTGTTTCTGAAGAAGCAAAAAAGAAAAGCTTTACGGTTTTCGGATTTTCAAAATCTTTCGGAATTGCAGGATTAAGAATCGGAGCGGTTTTATGTAACGACCAGGATCTTTTGGATGATTTTACTGAAAAATCAAATTTTAATTCTACTATTGAAGGGGTTTCTACCCTGTCACAGATTGCAGCCAGTGTAGCCATTGATAAAGCGAAACCCTGGTTTAATGATTTTCTGACACACTTACAGCACAACAGAGATCTTGCGCACAGTATGCTAAGCAGTTCAGGAATTTTAACGCCTAATTTTCCGGAAGCAACATTCGTAATTTTCCCTAAGATTGAAAATGGAATATCGAGTGAGGCATTTACACAGCATGTTTTACAGCAAGGGAAAGTGGCAATTGTTCCCGGCTCGGAAAGATGGTTCGGGAAAGGAGCGGAAGGACATGTCAGAATCTGCTTCTCAACGTCTCAGGAAATTCTTACGGAAGGATTGAATAGAATAATTAATAGTTTCTAA
- a CDS encoding FAD-dependent oxidoreductase → MSKVAIIGAGVSGLSMANYLEKNNIDYHIYERRTPNDLKGHGFILPKEGIEHLSSIINIDDLYTKGSFLKKYLHYSQSGEIISEKDLDDVFVVSRSALIEILAKGIPAEKISYETTVALNGFSNGKADITLDEIAPLEADIVIASDGSRSRIRRTIFQHETMKAVLENEVVNIIENEELASQIESNFLKFHHENGGLTFGVLKLSSSKILWYCQFDISKFFINEDYTPDCIKQFMQDHFGDWNPLISSIIEGSSYENAHIWRVYELEELNPFYHKNVVFIGDSAHPLIPFTSQGVTSALKDSFTLTQLLLEEKDLEETFKKYEEERKPEIEIHIKNGRALLNQFLLPLSEQPKNTLPISYK, encoded by the coding sequence ATGAGCAAAGTTGCAATCATAGGAGCCGGAGTTTCCGGATTGAGTATGGCCAATTATTTAGAAAAAAATAATATCGACTACCATATCTATGAAAGAAGAACCCCAAATGATCTTAAAGGCCACGGATTTATTCTTCCGAAAGAAGGAATAGAGCACCTTTCAAGCATTATTAATATTGACGATCTCTATACAAAAGGAAGTTTTTTAAAAAAATATCTTCATTACAGCCAAAGCGGAGAAATTATTTCCGAAAAAGATCTTGATGATGTATTTGTGGTTTCCAGAAGCGCATTGATCGAAATCTTGGCTAAAGGAATTCCCGCAGAAAAGATTTCTTACGAAACGACAGTTGCCCTGAACGGATTTTCCAACGGAAAAGCAGATATTACGCTTGATGAAATAGCTCCATTAGAAGCTGATATTGTAATCGCGTCGGACGGATCAAGAAGCAGAATCAGAAGAACAATTTTTCAGCACGAAACGATGAAGGCTGTTCTTGAAAATGAAGTTGTAAACATTATTGAAAACGAAGAACTAGCCAGCCAGATCGAAAGCAACTTTCTGAAGTTCCACCATGAAAACGGAGGACTTACTTTTGGAGTTTTAAAGCTTTCTTCATCAAAAATTCTTTGGTATTGCCAGTTCGATATCAGCAAGTTTTTCATCAATGAAGATTATACTCCGGATTGCATTAAGCAATTCATGCAGGATCATTTCGGAGACTGGAATCCTCTTATTTCCTCAATTATTGAAGGCTCGAGCTATGAAAATGCTCACATCTGGAGAGTCTACGAATTGGAAGAACTGAATCCTTTCTATCACAAAAACGTAGTTTTCATTGGTGACTCCGCACATCCGCTTATTCCTTTTACAAGCCAGGGAGTAACTTCTGCTTTGAAGGACTCGTTCACATTGACTCAGCTTTTACTGGAAGAAAAGGATCTTGAGGAAACCTTCAAAAAGTATGAAGAGGAAAGAAAGCCGGAAATTGAGATCCATATCAAAAACGGAAGAGCATTATTGAATCAGTTTCTTTTGCCATTAAGCGAACAACCTAAAAACACTTTACCAATCTCTTACAAATAA
- a CDS encoding BlaI/MecI/CopY family transcriptional regulator yields MKEIKLTGSEKILMEILWEKEKVFMKDILESYPEPKPAATTVATLLKRMQNKDLVGFTLYGNSREYYPKVAKGEYFKEEMTSMIDRFFNSSVAQFASFFTSNSKLTQKELKELRDIIDQQIKE; encoded by the coding sequence ATGAAAGAGATAAAACTTACAGGTTCCGAAAAAATACTCATGGAGATCTTATGGGAAAAAGAAAAGGTTTTTATGAAAGATATTTTAGAATCTTATCCTGAACCTAAGCCGGCCGCCACAACAGTTGCCACATTACTGAAACGAATGCAGAATAAAGATTTGGTTGGCTTTACTCTTTATGGTAATTCACGTGAATATTATCCTAAAGTGGCAAAAGGGGAATATTTTAAAGAAGAAATGACCTCCATGATCGACCGTTTTTTCAACAGCTCGGTTGCACAGTTTGCTTCGTTCTTTACCTCTAATTCAAAACTGACACAAAAAGAACTTAAAGAGCTTCGTGACATTATAGATCAACAGATAAAAGAATAA
- a CDS encoding PQQ-dependent sugar dehydrogenase — protein sequence MKIYNYLSGILCVVIFFSSCKKTTAQQTHSDGSAETLEPNTSYKPAFVGQTRIKAVKTKTPYKFEVLTKSLGRPWGIINLPDGRFLITEKSGYMNVVSTDGKQISKIEGFPKVDSKGQGGMLDVALDPDFKSNNIIYFSFSEPFGKGNLTSVAKGVLSQDLKTISGIQVIFRAEPSYDGDKHYGSRLVFDKDGNLFVSTGERSDKQTRVYAQKTDNYLGKILKITKEGKPAPGNPFIGKDGYKPEIYAYGIRNPQGLAIDPNGNLWDVEMGPRGGDEINLIQPGKNYGWGDVTYGIEYSGEKINGGTTQKAGTEQPVYYWDPVVSPSGVTFYTGNIDEWKNNLFIGCLSGEHINRIVMKNNKVIGEERLLLDQKERFRDVLNGMDGNLYAVTDSGKLYKISKK from the coding sequence ATGAAAATCTACAATTATCTTTCAGGAATCCTTTGTGTTGTCATTTTTTTCTCCTCATGTAAAAAGACGACAGCCCAGCAAACACATTCTGATGGAAGTGCTGAAACCCTTGAGCCTAACACTTCTTACAAGCCTGCTTTCGTTGGGCAGACAAGAATAAAAGCTGTAAAAACTAAAACGCCATATAAATTCGAGGTTTTAACTAAAAGTTTAGGTAGACCGTGGGGAATTATCAATTTACCGGACGGAAGATTCCTGATTACTGAAAAATCAGGGTATATGAATGTGGTTTCTACAGACGGAAAACAAATTTCAAAAATTGAAGGTTTTCCAAAAGTCGATTCAAAAGGACAAGGCGGAATGTTGGATGTAGCTCTTGATCCGGATTTCAAATCCAACAATATTATCTATTTTAGTTTTTCTGAGCCATTTGGTAAAGGGAATTTAACGTCTGTTGCTAAAGGTGTCTTATCTCAGGATTTGAAAACTATTTCAGGAATACAGGTGATTTTTAGGGCAGAACCTTCTTATGACGGGGATAAACATTATGGAAGCAGATTGGTTTTCGACAAAGACGGAAATCTGTTTGTAAGTACAGGGGAACGCTCAGATAAACAAACGAGAGTGTATGCTCAAAAAACGGATAATTATTTAGGTAAAATATTAAAAATAACTAAGGAAGGAAAACCTGCACCGGGAAACCCTTTCATAGGAAAAGATGGATATAAGCCTGAAATCTATGCTTATGGAATCAGAAACCCACAAGGTTTGGCGATAGATCCCAATGGAAATCTTTGGGATGTGGAAATGGGACCGAGAGGAGGAGACGAAATTAATTTAATTCAACCCGGAAAAAATTACGGTTGGGGCGATGTCACCTATGGAATTGAATATTCAGGGGAAAAGATAAATGGTGGAACAACGCAGAAGGCAGGAACAGAACAACCTGTTTATTATTGGGATCCTGTAGTTTCACCCAGTGGAGTTACTTTCTATACAGGGAATATTGACGAATGGAAAAATAATTTATTCATCGGTTGTCTGAGTGGAGAACATATCAACAGAATTGTAATGAAAAATAATAAAGTCATTGGTGAAGAGCGATTGCTTCTAGATCAAAAAGAAAGATTCCGGGATGTGCTGAACGGAATGGATGGAAATCTATATGCGGTAACCGACAGTGGAAAATTATATAAAATCTCGAAAAAATAG